CCAGCACTACGCGATGGGCGGCATCGAGACCGACGAGAACGGCGAGACGTGCGTCGGCGGGCTGTACGCCGCGGGCGAGTGCGCCTGCGCCTCGGTCCACGGCTCGAACCGCCTCGGCGGCAACGCGCTGCCCGAGCTCATCGTCTTCGGCAAGCGCGCGGGCGCCCACGCCGCGGGCAAGGACCTCGGCACCGCCGAGATCGAGACGGGCCAGCGCGGCGAGTACGAGCTCGGCGAGGTCGACACGCCCGTCCAGCCCGGCGAGGTCGAGCCCGCGGGCGGCGAGGGCGACGCGGTCGCCGACGGGGGCGTCGCCGCCGAGACCGGCTCCGGCGACGGCCACGACATCGTCGAGCGCGCGGTCACCCGCGAGCGCGAGCGCGTGCAGTCGCTCATGGAGAAGGACGACGGCGTCCAACACGCCGAGATCCGTTCGGACGTCCAGGAGTCGATGACGGAGCACGTGAACGTTTTCCGAGAGGAGGAGGGTCTAAAGCGGGCGCTCGAGGACATCGCGGAGGCGCGCGAGCGGTACCGCGACGTGTTCGTGAAGGACCCCTCGCGCACGTTCAACACCGACCTCATCCAGACGCTGGAGACGCGCAACATCCTCGACCTGGCGGAGGCGATCACCCTCGGCGCGCTCGCGCGCGACGAGTTCCGCGGCGCCCACTGGCGCAAGGAGCACCAGGAGCGCAGGGACGAGGAGTGGCTCAAGCACACGATGCTGTCGTGGAACGACGGCACGCCGGAACTGTGGTACAGGCCGGTCATCCTCGAGGGCGAGGACAAGGAGTACGAGCCGAAGATCCGCTCGTACTGACCGACCCCGGTTCACGACGTCCGCGCCTTCTCACGTCGTCGCTCGCCGTCAACAGTCGAAACTCCCGGCCCGATCCGGGGAGTGGGAGATTTACTCGAAACCGCGTGATTCCTTGAGCCCCGCCGAAACCGGCGTGAACGGCCGCCAGAAACGATTTCGACGTTCGTCGTACCGTAGTTTTACGTGTGTCGAAGCGTTGGGTGCGTTCAAGATGGCTACGACGCACGCGGACGCGGTCGAGAAGCAGTCGAACGCCGAGACGCCGATGACGCGGCTTCCGGACGGAGTCTCCTCGCCCCGGGCGAAGCTGGTGTATCTGTACCTGGCGACCCACGGCGCCGTCTGTGAGGACGACCTCTGTGACGGGCTCTCGATGAAACGGATCTCGCTGTACTCCATTCTGAAGACGCTGCGCGAGGCGGGCCACGTCGAGAAGGCCGACGGTCGCTACGCGCTGGCGTAGGCGATTCCCGAGTTTTTACGCCCGTACCGAGTCCTCCAGCGGCCGCGTCGCGGATGTTAGCGGCGTGGCGTCCCCCGACGCCTCACGGTCCCGGCGAGAAGTCCGGCGCGTGCGCGACCTCCCACAGGTGCCCGTCCGGGTCGGCGAAGTAGCCGGAGTAGCCGCCCCACTCGGCGTGTGTCGCGGACTTCACGACCGTCGCGCCGGCACGTTCGGCCTCCGCGAGCACCTCGTCGACGCGCGCCTCGCCGTCGACGTTGTGCGCGAGCGTGACGCCGGCGAACCCCGAGCCCTCCGGGTCGACCCCCACGTCGGCCGCGAGCGCCTCGCGCGGGTACAGCGCCAGCCACGTTCCCGACAGTTCGAAGAACGCGATCTCGCCCTCGTCGTCGTGTTTCGGGAGCCCGAGGCCGTCCTCGTAGAACTCGACCGATACCGCGAGGTCGTCGACGCCGAGCGTGACGATACTGATCGATGGGTCCATCCGGAAACGGACGCGTCCGGGGACGCTGAACCTGTCGGCGTCGCCGGCGACGGGCGCGGCGCCGTGCCGGCCCCGGCGCGGGTTCCGTGCCCCTCAGCCGCCGAGGAAGTCCTTGCGGACCTGCTCGTCGTTCAACAGCGCCTCGCCGGAGTCGACGTAGGCGTTCTCGCCGTTGACGAGCACGTAGCCGCGGTCACAGCGGCGCAGCGCCTGCTTGGCGTTCTGCTCGACCATGAGGACCGCGGTGCCGTCGTCGTTGATGCGGTCGATGCGGTCGAACATCTCCTGCACCAGATCGGGCGCGAGCCCGGCGCTGGGCTCGTCGAGCAACAGGAGGTCGGGATCGAGCATGAGCGCGCGGCCCATCGCGAGCATCTGTCGCTGGCCGCCCGACATCGTGCCCGCGCGCTGGTCCGAGCGCTCCCGGAGGATCGGGAAGCGGTCGTAGATGACCTCGATCTGCTCCTCGGGCACCTCGTCGAGGATGTACGCGCCCATCTCGAGGTTCTCGCGCACGGTGAGGCTCTCGAAGATGTTGTCGTTCTGCGGGACGTAGCCGATCCCCTCGTGGATGATCTCGTCGGGCTGGAGGCCGTGGATCGGCTCGTCGGCGAACTCGATGGTGCCGCCCATGTAGCTGGTCAGCCCGAACACGGACTTCATCACCGTCGACTTGCCGGCGCCGTTCGGGCCGACGATCGTGACGTACTCGCCGTCGCCCACGTCCAGGTCCACGTCGGTGAGGATCTGGAGGTCGCCGTAGCCGGCGTCGAGGTCCCGGACCCGGAGCAGGCTATCGTCCGGGAGCGTCGCCTCGTCCGCGCGGGTAGCGCCCGTCGACCCGTCGGCGTCGGCCGGGCCCTCGGTCGCATCGGTATCCGCCGGCGGTTCTTCGGTCGCCGTCGCGTCCTCCCGGGTCGCTTCGCTGTCTCGCGGGTCGCTTTGCTCCCCGCTCGACTTCTCGGGGCGCTCGCTGCGCTCGCGCCCCGCACTGCTCCCCGTTCGGTTCGAGGACTCCCTTCGGTCGTCCTCGCGGGTCTGGGGCTCGCTGCGCTCGTTCTCGCCACTCATACGTCGCCTCCGAGATACGCCTCGACGACGCGTTCGTCGTTCGTGATCTGTTCGGGGGTGCCCTCCGCGAGCACCGACCCCTGGTGCATGACGATGACGTGTTCGCAGTTGTTCATGATGACGTCCATGTCGTGTTCCACGAAGAGGAACGTGTTCCCCCTGTCGCGCAGCTCGTGGATGCGGTCGAGCAGCTTCTCCTCGAGCGTCGGGTTGACCCCCGCCAGCGGCTCGTCGAGCAGCACCATCTCGGGGTCGGTCATCAGCGCGCGCGCCATCTCCAGCAGCTTGCGCTGACCGCCCGACAGCGTCCCCGCGTACTCCTGGGCGAGGTGGTCGATCTCGAAGAACTCCAGCTGCTGCCACGCTCGTTCGAGGAGCTCCTCCTCCTGTTCGACGACCCGGCCGCGCAGCCCGGGGACGACCGCGTTGGTGAGCCGCTCGCCGACCTGCCCTTTCGGCGCCAGCATCATGTTCTCCAGTACGGTCATCTCCGGCAGCTCGCGGGCGATCTGGAACGTCCGCACGAGCCCCTGTTGGGCGATCGCGTGGGGCGCCATTCCGGTGATGTCGTCCCCGCGGAACGTCACCCGGCCCGCGGTGGGGGTGTGCACGCCGGTGATACAGTTGAACGTCGTCGACTTGCCCGCGCCGTTCGGCCCGATGAGCCCGGTGAGCGACCCTTCGGCGACCGAGAAGCTCGCGTCGTCGACGGCGGTGATCCCGCCGAACGTCTTGCGGAGGTTCTCGACGACCAGCGGGTGGTCGTCGGCGTCGCGCGCACCCTGTGCGGTCGCCTGCGACGGGTCCGAGTCGGCCGAGTCGGCGGCGTCGCCGTCGGTCGCGTCGGCGTCCGGCCGTCCGGACGCGTCCTCCGCGCTCATTGTGCACCTCCGTCGTCGGCGGCGTCGTGGCCGCCGTCGGGACGGGTCAGCGGGATCGCCGCGGCCTCCTCCTTGCGGTGGCCGAGCAGCCCCTCGGGACGCCGCTGCATCAGCACCACGAGGATGACGCCGACGAGGATGAACCGCAGCGCCGAGACGTTGCCGAGCATGAACGCGAGGAACGGAAGCACCTCGCCCTCGATGAACGGCCCGACCGCCGCCGGGAACGTGCTCGGCGTGTCCCCGAAGTCGACGTAGTTGGTGACGACACGCCGGACGTACACCGGGCCCTCCCAGAGGGCACCCGCGAACAGCGCGCCCCCGAGGACGCTCCCGGTGTTGGAGCCGGCGCCGCCGATGATCAGCGCGACCCAGATGTAGAACGTGATGATCGGCCGGAATGCGCCGGGGTTTGTGAACCCCTGACTCCCCTGCCAGAGGATGCCGCCCAGCCCCATCAGCCCGCAGCCGAACATGAACGCGACGATCTTGAAGCGGTTCGTGTCCTTCCCGAGCGACTTGGCGACCATCTCGTCCTCGCGGATCGCCTTCAGCACGCGGCCGAACGGGGAGTTCCCCGTGCGGACCAGCAGGACGTAGAACAGCGCGACGAACCCCGCGAGCACGACGACGTACGCCCAGTTGCTGATAACCGACGGCTGGACGGCGAGATCGAGCGTGAACGCCGGCAGCGGGACGACCCCGAGCCACGACGATCCAGGCGGGATCAGCTCCACCCGGAGGTCACGGAACGACGGGAACAGGATCGCCCCCAGCAGCGCGGGCTCGGCGCCGGCGCCGAACCCGTCGTAAAACAGGAGCCTGACCGGGTTTCCGGGCATCGTGATGCCGGTCGCGCCGCCGGTGCCGGTCGTGACGCCGGCGATCGTGAACTCCTGGAGCGTCCGGGAGTTGAGCGTGAGCCGGATGATCTCCGAGAGCGCGACGGTGACGATGGCGAAGTAGTCCGCCCGCAGCCGGAGCGCCGGAAGCGCCGCGACCAGGCCGACGAGGGCGGCCGCGAGCACGCCGCCGAGGATACCGATCGGGAGGGGCAGCCCCAGCCCGGGGACCGACGTCGCACTCGCTTCCGTGGACGAGGAAAGGATCGCCATCACGTACACGCCGACGGCCATGAACCCCGCGATGCCGATGTTGAACACCCCCGCGTACCCCCAGTGGAGGTTGAGCGCGAGCACCAACATCGCGTACACCGCGGTGAAGAACAACACCGAACTGAGCGCGCCCATGAGCCCGTTGAACGGGAGCCCGAGCGCGACCGCGAACACGAAGAAGACGACGACGACGTGGCCGAGGATGATGAGCAGCTTGTCGGCGTCGGACTCCATCCATCGGTCCTCGAGCCACGCGACGTACGGCTCGCTCGGCGGCGCCGTGGCGACGTACAGCACCCCGACGGTGATCGAGAGATAGACGAACCAGATGAGGCTCCCGCCGATCGGGAGCGTCCCGAGGTCGAAGCCCGCCACGAGCGCGAACAGGACGCCCCCGACCAGCAGATGTCCGAGCGCGGTCGCCCACGCCGTGGCGCCCCCCTCGCTCCAGCGGTCGCGGAACCACTCCCGGTACGGCGTCCAGCCGGGGATCGTCCGGCTGTCGTCGTCGCCGGCGTCCGCGGTCCGGTCGCCCGTGTCGACCGACTCCGTCGGGGAACTCACGCCGTCGTCACCCCCGAGAAGATGCCGTCGGGCTTGAACAGCAGCACGAAGATCATGACGCCGAAGGCGGCGACTGTCGAGAACTCGCTGGGCAGCCACACGAGCGAGATGCTCTGTGCGATGCCGATCGTGACGCCGCCGAACATCGCGCCGTAGATGGAGCCGATGCCGCCGAGGATCACCGCCGCGAAGATCAACAGCAGGAGGACCCAGCCGAACTGGAAGTTCATCGCCCCGCGTTCGAGCGCGATGAGGAAGCCGCCGGCGCCCGCGAGCCCGGCGCCGATGATCCACGTGAAGCGGACGACCCGTTCGGTCGGGATGCCGGTGACGCGCGCGAGGTCCTCGTTGTCGGCCATCGCGCGCATCGCCTTCCCGAGCTTCGTCGTCTGCAACAGGAGGTGGACGCCGAGCATCAGCCCGGCCGCGATGAGCACGAGCGCGACCTCGTGTCCGCCGACCTCGAACCCGCCGCCGAGCGCGAGCTCGGGCACCGACTGCGCGTCGGTGAGCCCGCGGGTGCGCTGTCCGAAGACGATGTAGATCGTGTACCGCAGCGCCAGCGCGACGCCGATCGAGGCGATGAGCAGGGAGATCCCGCCCTCGTCGCGCATCGGCTTGTACACCAGCCGGTCGATGACGAGCGAGAGCACGACCGTGGCCGCCGCCGCGACGATCAGCCCGGCGACGATCGCCAGCGGCGTCGCGAACGCCGACACGCCCAAGTCCCTGGTCGAGACGGAGCCGATGAACAACAGCGTCGTCAGGTCAAACTGCCCGGCGCCGGCGAACGCCCACGTCACCGCCCAGCCGGCGAACGCGCCGGAGGTCACGTAGTCGCCGTGGCCGAAGTTCGCGAAGTTCAGAATGCTGTACGTCATCGAGAGCCCGACGCCCGCGAGCCCGATAGAGAGCCCGACAACGAGCCCGTCCCACAGGAACGAGGCGAGTTGGCCGGCCGTGAGGCCACCGGGGGCGGCGAGTTGACGGACGAGATCGAACGCCAGAAGCCCGATGATGCCGACCACGACGAGGACGAACGGCCGCGAGACGGCCAGGTCTCTGCCGCGTGAGTACGTTTCGCTAATGCCCATTGATATTCCTTCTCACGATTCGGAGGTAGCCCGACGCACTTAACCGTTCTCTCACCCGCAGCACAGCGTCGCCGAACCGACATGACGGGCGGGGGAGCACAAGGGCCAAGCCGGTCGCGACCGTTTCCTTCGATCGGATGCCCCTCGATCCGCCGGACGCCGATGCACCCGATCTGAACCGCCTCGACGGCGGAGAGGCCGGTTCAGCCGGCGACAGCGTCACGGTCGAATCCGGGACGATGGACGACGTCGACGCGGTGGCGGACCTGTGGGTCGCCCTCGCGGACGGCCAGCGTTCGTACGGAACACACCTCGCGGGCGCGGAGAACCGCCCGGACGCCGCCGACGCCGCCGCGCGCGCGGTCGTCACCGACGGGCTCGTCGTCGCCCGGGGGCCCGACTCGGGCGAGGCAGACCTCGACGACACAGAGACGGACGGAGCGGATTCGGACGGCACGGGCTCGCCGCGCTCGGAACCGGGTGCGATCGTCGGGTTCGTTACCTTCGGCGTCGAGTCCGGGCGCTACGATCTCGACGTGACGCGCGGGGTCGTCTACAACCTGTTCGTTCGCGAGCGCCACCGTGGCGCCGGCGTCGGGTCGCGGCTGCTCGCGACCGCGGAGTCCTCGCTCGCGGACGCCGGCGCCGACGTGATCTCGCTGGAGGTGATGGCCGACAACGCGGACGCGAAACGGTTCTACGACCGACACGGGTACGAGCCTCACCGGGTCGAGCTGGAGAAGTCCATCCCGGGGGACGGAAGCGATACCGATTAAACGGAGGACGCAGTACGACCCCAGTACGCGCCGGGGGAGCATGGGCGGTGCATGCACTCGACTTGTAATCGAGACTTCGCGGGTTCGAATCCCGCCCCCGGCTGTTCTGTCGGACCACGTGTGGCCGTCTGACGTTGCAACCGTTCCTACACCGAGAAAAAATATAACAACGCTTGGGTAATCGTTTGATATATGCCCGAGGTTACCAGACGCGGGCTGTTGCGAAAGGTGGGTGCCACCGGACTCGTCGGTGGGGGTGGGGTGGTAGGTTCCGTGAAAACTACCGAAGCCAGCTGGCCTGACGGTTCAATCAGTATCCGGGGATTCGATATCGAAGACAGCACCGTGTATCCTGACGAGGGCGATGGAACTCATCTCGTCGTCGAACTGGAGAACACCTACGATGAGGAGAAGGTAGCGTGGGTGATCCCATACCTGTTCTCGGAGGATATCGGAGAATATCATGACCGGATGTATCTGGAGCCCGGGGTTCTGGGAGGAAACGCGGTCACTCTCTCACCGAACGAACAGACTGAAGAGAGATTCCGCTGGGTCCCACCACTCGAATTAGACCCTGGTATCTACGGTATCGAGCTCAAGATCTGCGAAGATAACAGTGTGAGCTTCTGGGGCGGAACCTATGACCAGTGGACGATCCACGATGCGATCGCCGCTGGATTCGATGTTGACACCGGGTGCTACGGCGCAATCGAACAGTACCAGCAGAACATTCGGTCATCGGGTGGTCCGAATGCCCCGGGTGTGATGGGACTCATGAGTGCTGTATCACTGATCTACAGTCAACAAGAAGTCTGGGACGAATGTGGAAGCGACTAGAACCGGAATTCAGGGCCGATCGGATCCATGTGAACCTCCGTTTCCTCTGACCACGCTCCGGCGGCTTCGCGACTACTTCGGGTTAACGAGACGTGCGATGTGAGTCGTCAACCTGTGTACAACCGTGTGACGCGCGTCGCTGCCGAGACCGGC
This genomic stretch from Halobaculum roseum harbors:
- a CDS encoding ABC transporter ATP-binding protein; protein product: MSAEDASGRPDADATDGDAADSADSDPSQATAQGARDADDHPLVVENLRKTFGGITAVDDASFSVAEGSLTGLIGPNGAGKSTTFNCITGVHTPTAGRVTFRGDDITGMAPHAIAQQGLVRTFQIARELPEMTVLENMMLAPKGQVGERLTNAVVPGLRGRVVEQEEELLERAWQQLEFFEIDHLAQEYAGTLSGGQRKLLEMARALMTDPEMVLLDEPLAGVNPTLEEKLLDRIHELRDRGNTFLFVEHDMDVIMNNCEHVIVMHQGSVLAEGTPEQITNDERVVEAYLGGDV
- a CDS encoding MarR family transcriptional regulator; the encoded protein is MATTHADAVEKQSNAETPMTRLPDGVSSPRAKLVYLYLATHGAVCEDDLCDGLSMKRISLYSILKTLREAGHVEKADGRYALA
- a CDS encoding GNAT family N-acetyltransferase, with the protein product MPLDPPDADAPDLNRLDGGEAGSAGDSVTVESGTMDDVDAVADLWVALADGQRSYGTHLAGAENRPDAADAAARAVVTDGLVVARGPDSGEADLDDTETDGADSDGTGSPRSEPGAIVGFVTFGVESGRYDLDVTRGVVYNLFVRERHRGAGVGSRLLATAESSLADAGADVISLEVMADNADAKRFYDRHGYEPHRVELEKSIPGDGSDTD
- a CDS encoding branched-chain amino acid ABC transporter permease, translating into MGISETYSRGRDLAVSRPFVLVVVGIIGLLAFDLVRQLAAPGGLTAGQLASFLWDGLVVGLSIGLAGVGLSMTYSILNFANFGHGDYVTSGAFAGWAVTWAFAGAGQFDLTTLLFIGSVSTRDLGVSAFATPLAIVAGLIVAAAATVVLSLVIDRLVYKPMRDEGGISLLIASIGVALALRYTIYIVFGQRTRGLTDAQSVPELALGGGFEVGGHEVALVLIAAGLMLGVHLLLQTTKLGKAMRAMADNEDLARVTGIPTERVVRFTWIIGAGLAGAGGFLIALERGAMNFQFGWVLLLLIFAAVILGGIGSIYGAMFGGVTIGIAQSISLVWLPSEFSTVAAFGVMIFVLLFKPDGIFSGVTTA
- a CDS encoding branched-chain amino acid ABC transporter permease, with translation MSSPTESVDTGDRTADAGDDDSRTIPGWTPYREWFRDRWSEGGATAWATALGHLLVGGVLFALVAGFDLGTLPIGGSLIWFVYLSITVGVLYVATAPPSEPYVAWLEDRWMESDADKLLIILGHVVVVFFVFAVALGLPFNGLMGALSSVLFFTAVYAMLVLALNLHWGYAGVFNIGIAGFMAVGVYVMAILSSSTEASATSVPGLGLPLPIGILGGVLAAALVGLVAALPALRLRADYFAIVTVALSEIIRLTLNSRTLQEFTIAGVTTGTGGATGITMPGNPVRLLFYDGFGAGAEPALLGAILFPSFRDLRVELIPPGSSWLGVVPLPAFTLDLAVQPSVISNWAYVVVLAGFVALFYVLLVRTGNSPFGRVLKAIREDEMVAKSLGKDTNRFKIVAFMFGCGLMGLGGILWQGSQGFTNPGAFRPIITFYIWVALIIGGAGSNTGSVLGGALFAGALWEGPVYVRRVVTNYVDFGDTPSTFPAAVGPFIEGEVLPFLAFMLGNVSALRFILVGVILVVLMQRRPEGLLGHRKEEAAAIPLTRPDGGHDAADDGGAQ
- a CDS encoding ABC transporter ATP-binding protein produces the protein MSGENERSEPQTREDDRRESSNRTGSSAGRERSERPEKSSGEQSDPRDSEATREDATATEEPPADTDATEGPADADGSTGATRADEATLPDDSLLRVRDLDAGYGDLQILTDVDLDVGDGEYVTIVGPNGAGKSTVMKSVFGLTSYMGGTIEFADEPIHGLQPDEIIHEGIGYVPQNDNIFESLTVRENLEMGAYILDEVPEEQIEVIYDRFPILRERSDQRAGTMSGGQRQMLAMGRALMLDPDLLLLDEPSAGLAPDLVQEMFDRIDRINDDGTAVLMVEQNAKQALRRCDRGYVLVNGENAYVDSGEALLNDEQVRKDFLGG
- a CDS encoding VOC family protein, which codes for MDPSISIVTLGVDDLAVSVEFYEDGLGLPKHDDEGEIAFFELSGTWLALYPREALAADVGVDPEGSGFAGVTLAHNVDGEARVDEVLAEAERAGATVVKSATHAEWGGYSGYFADPDGHLWEVAHAPDFSPGP